Proteins encoded within one genomic window of Manduca sexta isolate Smith_Timp_Sample1 chromosome 18, JHU_Msex_v1.0, whole genome shotgun sequence:
- the LOC115452109 gene encoding Krueppel-like factor 13, whose product MFSVEQTYSRLFRPWDICDEKNEKCEKIHLEESKNKKRKVDEAKRENRLRKIRGTFKKESNLHQDATVSTTTKDDEDNVSKGKLSESDSPVANLTLCCDRLLQEPEKINTKPNETPKSVQTVLPPSLPHYPGYVPDYFPTDIAQALGVPPTDPLLLESLAHGYAVELEYARILQQENEAKLLNARKQRPKKYKCPHCNVGFSNNGQLKGHIRIHTGERPYKCDEKNCGKTFTRNEELTRHKRIHSGLRPFPCPTCGKKFGRRDHLKKHTRTHYIQAERMMPVFVPLSAVPHVAGYPYLYGY is encoded by the coding sequence ATGTTTTCAGTTGAGCAAACTTACTCGAGACTTTTTAGACCGTGGGACATTTGTGacgaaaaaaatgaaaaatgtgaaaaaatacatttagaagAATCCAAAAACAAGAAAAGAAAAGTGGACGAAGCTAAGAGAGAAAATCGTTTACGAAAAATTCGTGGGACATTCAAGAAGGAATCTAACCTTCATCAAGATGCTACCGTCTCTACTACAACGAAAGATGATGAAGATAACGTTTCTAAAGGAAAATTATCAGAAAGCGACTCACCAGTGGCTAACCTTACCTTGTGCTGCGATAGGCTCCTTCAAGAACCAGAAAAAATCAACACCAAGCCTAATGAAACTCCGAAGAGCGTTCAAACAGTATTACCTCCTAGTCTACCTCATTACCCGGGATATGTGCCTGATTACTTTCCTACAGACATAGCTCAGGCACTAGGTGTTCCACCTACGGACCCATTACTACTTGAATCTCTTGCTCACGGCTACGCAGTGGAGCTAGAATACGCCAGGATACTCCAGCAAGAAAACGAAGCCAAACTCCTTAACGCTAGAAAGCAAAGACCAAAGAAATACAAGTGCCCTCACTGCAACGTCGGCTTCTCAAACAATGGTCAACTCAAAGGCCATATCAGGATTCACACTGGCGAACGACCATACAAATGTGATGAGAAGAACTGTGGAAAGACCTTCACGAGGAACGAAGAGTTGACTAGACACAAAAGGATTCATTCTGGGCTTAGACCGTTTCCTTGTCCTACGTGTGGAAAGAAGTTTGGCAGAAGAGATCATTTGAAGAAACATACTAGAACTCACTACATCCAAGCTGAGCGAATGATGCCGGTATTTGTTCCACTGTCTGCTGTTCCACATGTCGCAGGATATCCTTATCTCTACGGCtactga